A single window of Lynx canadensis isolate LIC74 chromosome C2, mLynCan4.pri.v2, whole genome shotgun sequence DNA harbors:
- the LOC115523957 gene encoding LOW QUALITY PROTEIN: myelin-associated oligodendrocyte basic protein (The sequence of the model RefSeq protein was modified relative to this genomic sequence to represent the inferred CDS: inserted 2 bases in 1 codon; deleted 1 base in 1 codon), whose translation MSQKTVKEGPRLSKNQKFSEHFSIHCCPPFTFLNSKREIVDRKYSICKSGCFYQKKEEDWICCACQKTSTSRRATSPQRPKQQPAAPPAVVRAPAKPRSPPRSERQPXRPRPEVRPPPAKQRPPQKSKQPPRSSPHRGPGTSRGGSPIKASRFW comes from the exons ATGAGTCAGAAAACGGTTAAGGAGGGCCCCAGACTCTCCAAGAACCAGAAGTTTTCGGAGCACTTCAGCATACATTGCTGCCCGCCGTTCACCTTCCTCAACTCCAAACGGGAGATCGTGGATCGGAAGTACAGCATCTGTAAAAGTGGCTGCTTCtaccagaagaaagaagaggactGGATCTGCTGTGCCTGCCAGAAAACCAG CACCAGCCGCCGGGCAACGTCCCCTCAGAGGCCCAAGCAACAGCCAGCGGCACCCCCCGCGGTGGTCAGAGCACCGGCCAAGCCACGGTCCCCTCCGAGGTCCGAGCGTCAACC CCGCCCCCGCCCAGAGGTCCGACCACCACCAGCCAAGCAGCGC CCCCCTCAGAAGTCCAAGCAGCCGCCGCGCAGCAGCCCCCACAGAGGGCCGGGCACCAGCCGTGGGGGGTCCCCCATCAAAGCTTCTAGGTTCTGGTAA